The bacterium genome contains the following window.
CAGCGCCTCCCAAAACAGATTCAGATAGTGCTCGTCCAGATTCACACCGCCGACAATGACGAGCACGAGTACGATGGAGACTGCGATTAGCCTAATAGTCGTACCGTTACTGCGACGTTGAAGCTCAGCTTTACGAGAAGGCTCCTGGTGGGACGTCAATTTTTCTATTTCTTCGGTGTCCTCCTTTTGTTGTTTGACGGACTTGCGACCCGTTACGAAGTAGTAGATGTTGAGGAAAATAGCTACGGCCGTGCCCAAGTACTTCAACGTCGTCCCCAGAACGTCTACATTAGTCATCATGCGTCCTTTCAAGAGAAAATAGCAGACCCCTCACCATCATTGTAAATTTTCTTTCTTTAAATATGCAAGAGGGACCGGCTGACCGGTCCCTTATTTTGATTGTTTACGCAGTTTTCTAGCTCGCCCCGCGCTTGTCCTCCACGGCGGCCTGGGCCGCGGCCAGCCGGGCGATGGGCACCCGGTAGGGGCTGCACGAGACGTAGTTGAGGCCCACGCGATGGCAGAACTTGACGCTCCGGGGCTCGCCGCCGTGCTCGCCGCAGATGCCCACCTTGAGGTCCGGCCTCGCCTTCCGGCCCATCTTGGTCGCCCAGTCCACCAGCACACCCACCCCCTCCTGGTCGAGCACCTGGAAGGGGTCGTGGGGGAGGATGCCCTTTTTCACGTACATCGGCAGGAACGTCCCCGCGTCGTCGCGCGAGAGGCCGAAGGTCGTCTGCGTCAGGTCGTTGGTGCCGAAGGAGAAGAACTGGGCCTCGCGGGCAATATCTTCGGCGGTGAGCGCCGCCCGGGGCAGCTCGATCATCGTCCCCACCTTGTAGTCCACCCGGATGCCTTTTTCGGCAAAAACCTCCTCGGCCGTCGCCACGACCACTCTCTTCTGGTCGGCAAACTCCTCCCGGCAGCTGGTGAGCGGGATCATGACCTCGGGGCGCGCGTTTATCCCGTTCTTCTTGCACTCGCAGGCGGCCTCGAAAATGGCCCGGACCTGCATGGCCGTTATCTCGGGGTAGGCTATGCCGAGGCGGCATCCGCGGAGACCCAGCATGGGGTTGGACTCGTGGAGCTCGATTACCCGGGCCCGGATTTTCTCCAGCGGTACGCCGACGGCCTGGGCCAGGTCGCGCTGGTCGTCCTCGGTGTGCGGCAAAAACTCGTGCAGCGGCGGGTCCAGGGTGCGGATGGTCACCGGCAGCCCGTCCATGGCGGTGAAGATGCCGATGAAGTCCTCGCGCTGGTAGGGCAGGAGCTTGCCCAGGGCCGTCTTGCGCCCCTTCTCGTCGTCGGCCAGAATCATCTCCCGCATGGCCAGAATCCGCTCGGGGTCGAAGAACATGTGCTCGGTGCGGGTCAGGCCGATGCCCTCGGCGCCGAAGCGCAGCGCCACCTTGGAATCGTGGGGCGTGTCGGCGTTGGTGCGCACCCCCAGGGTGCGGAGCTCGTCGGCCCAGGCCATGAACTCGCCGAAATCGCCGGTGAGCTCCGGGTCCCGGGTCGCCACCTGGCCCTGGATGACCTCGCCGGTGGAGCCGTCGAGGGAGAGCCAGTCGCCCTCCTTCAGGGTCTTGCCGGCGGCGGTGAAGCATTTCTTCGCGTAATCTATGGCGAGGTCGCCGCAGCCGGCCACGCAGCACTTGCCCATCCCGCGGGCTACCACTGCGGCGTGGGAGGTCATCCCCCCGCGGGCGGTGAGGATTCCCACCGCGGCGTTCATGCCGTGGATGTCCTCGGGGCTCGTTTCCAGGCGGACCAGGATGACCCGCTTGCGCTCGCCGGCCCAGGCCTCGGCATCGTCGGCGGTGAAGACGATCTGCCCCGTGGCGGCGCCGGGCGAGGCGGGAAGGCCCTTGGCCACGGTGGTCGCCTGATTTTTCGCCTCCTGGTCGAAGACCGGGTGGAGGAGGTCGTCGAGGCGGTTGGGCTCCACCCGCATGATCGCCTCATCCTTGTTGATGAGCTTCTCCTTCACCATGTCCACGGCGATTTTTACCGCGGCGGCGGCGGTGCGCTTGCCCCGCCGGGTCTGTAGCATCCAGAGCCGGTCCCGCTCGATGGTGAACTCCACGTCCTGCATGTCTTTGTAGTGCCGCTCCAGCTTAGCGCGGATCTCCTCCAACTGCCGGTAGACCTCGGGCATCAGCTCTTCGAGGGAGGGGAACTTGGTCCGGCGCTCATCCTCGCCGATGCCGTTGCCCGCGGCCCATTCCCGGCTGCCGGGGCGGCTTATCTGCTGCGGCGTGCGTATCCCCGCCACCACGTCCTCGCCCTGGGCGTTGACGAGGAACTCGCCGTAGAAGTAGGCGTGGGCGCCGGTGGCCGGGTTGCGGGTGAAGGCCACCCCGGTGGCCGAATCGTCGCCCAAATTGCCGAAGACCATGGTCTGCACGTTGACCGCGGTGCCCCAGTCGTCGGGGATGCCGTTGAGCTTGCGGTATGTGACGGCGCGGGGGGTCTCCCAGGAGCCGAAGACGGCGCCTATCGAGGCCCAGAGCTGCTCTTTGGGATTCGTCGGGAACTCCTCGCCCAGCTCCCGCCGGTAAATTTCCCTGTACCGCCCGACCAGCCTCTCCAGGTCGGCCGCGTCCAGGTCGGTGTCCAGCTCGACGCCCTTGGCGTCCTTGGCCTTCTGGAGGTCGTGCTCGAAGTTTTCCCGGTCCACGCCCCGGACCACGTCGGCGAACATCTCGATGAAGCGGCGGTAGGAATCCCAGCCGAGGCGCGCGTTGCCGGTGGACGCGATGAGGCCCCGGACAGTCTCGTCGTTGAGGCCGAGGTTCAACACGGTGTCCATCATGCCGGGCATGGAGACCCGGGCGCCGGAGCGCACGCTGAACAGAAGCGGGTTTTTCGCATCGCCGAAACGCTTACCCAGAATCTTCTCGGTGGCCGCGAGCGCCCGATCAACCTGGGACTCCAGGTCGGCGGGGTAGGTCTTGTCGTTCTCGTAATAACCCGTGCAGACCTCGGTGGTGATGGTGAAGCCGGGGGGGACGGGGATGCCGAGGCTCGACATCTCGGCCAGGTCCGCGCCCTTGCCGCCCAGGAGGTCCCTCATTTTGGTCGAGCCCTCGGCCTTCCCGGCGCCGAAGGTGTAAACGTACTTCGCCATGCGGTTGAGCTCCTTAAAAAAATCCGGTGTGGCGTCGGGCGCCAGGTGGATAGGTTTGGAGCGGATGATAGCACAGCGGGCCCGGAAGGGCAATCCTCGCCGCCGTCGGTGGGAAGGGGCGTCGCCGTCGTCTTGCCGCTTAAAAAAACCGGGACAGTTTCGGATTGGCTGGAGTCGGGCGGGAAGGATTCGTCGGAGGCGTTGTGTCGTTTCGCCCCTCGCCTAAAAGAAACGCCCCGCGGGGGGCGTTTGAGATCGAAAAAAGTCTTCCGGGTGCGCATCAGCGGTAGAGGGCCTTTATCCACCCGAAGGTCGCATCGGCGGTGGTCAGCTCCACGCCCTCCAGGGTGGGAATCACGTGGGGGCCGAGGACGTCGTAGCCGTCCTGGTTGGGGTGGAGTCCATCGCCGTCGTGGTACTGCCGTGGCAGTTGCCCGTCGGCGTCGGCGATCCAGGTGTAGTAGTCCATGCACTCCCAGCCGTTGGTCGCGCACCAGCTACGGACCCAGGCGTCGAACTCGATGATGTCGTCGAGCTGGGCCTGGGTGTTGTCGCCGTAGCCCACGTCAATGGGCAGCGTGGTGGCCGGAACCGGCACCGCTCCGATACTCTCGCAGAAATCGGCGATGTCCTGCATGAAGCCCTTCATGGCCTCCAGATCGGTGTCCCCGCCCGTATCGAAGTAGGCCCCGCATTCCTTGAACGTGACGATGTCCGGACCATACGCCTGCACGTCGGGGAAAACCGACGACTTGTCCGCCTGGAATTCGATTACCTTGTGAAAATCGTAGTCGGGGAAGAACTCGTCGTAGGTGGGGTAGTGGAACGCCTCGGTGATGGAGGCGCCCAGGAAGACGACCACGGCGTCGTCAAGGTCGGTTGGTCCGGCTCCGGTGGTGGTGGTGCAGGAGACGCACAGTATGAGGGACAAGAGAAGAATGTTGCGCATGGGTTCCCCTCCCTTTTCTGACGGTGTTTCTTTTACGGTTGGAGCATAAACCTGCGGCGCGGCGGATTCAAGGGAAAAAGGGCCCTCCGATGGAAAGCCCCTCGGCCTTTCGATGCGCCATCGTTGAACGTGGTTTTCAAGTGCGGACGAAGCCCGTCGAACGTAAAAAAGAGGGGCCCGCGGGCCCCTCGTGCTCAGGCGCGATAGGACTACACCCAGCCGCGGAGTCTGACCGCGTCGGCGACGCGCTTGACCGCGACCATGTACGCCGCCAGCCGCATGTGCACGTTCTGCTTTTTGTGCATGTCGTACACGGCGTAGTAGGCGTTGGTCATCTTCTCGTCGAGCTGCTTCCGCACGTCCGGGAGCGTCCAGTAGTAGTTGTAGGTGCCCTGGACCTGCTCGAAGTAGGAAACGGTCACGCCACCGGCGTTGGCCAGGAAGTCGGGGATGACGTGGATGCCGTTCTTGTGCAGGATGACGTCGGCGTCCGGTGTCGTCGGGCCGTTGGCCAGCTCGCAGGAGATCTTGCACTTGATCTTGGCCGCGTTCTCCTTGGTGATGACGTTCTCCAGGGCCGAGGGGTAGAGGACGTCCACGGGCAGCTCGAGGAGCTCCTCGTTGGATATCTTCTTCTCGGCCTTGGGGTAGGTGGTGACGGTGCCCTTCTCGAGCTTCCACTTCACCAGGTCGTGCGGATCGAAGCCCGCGGCGGAGTAGATGCCGCCTCTCGAATCGGACACGGCGACCAGCTTGCCCCCGCCCAGAACTTCCTTGTGGAGGGTGGCGGCGAACTGGCCCGCGTTGCCGAATCCCTGGACGGCATAGGTGGCCTTGGCCGGGTCAATCTTGAATATCTTGCAGGCCTCGCGGACGGTGAAGATGCCGCCGCGGGCGGTGGCGTCACCGCGGCCCTGGGATCCGCCGAGCTCCAACGGCTTGCCGGTGATGACGGCGGGGTGGTTGCGGCCGACGATGGTCTCGTACTCATCCATCATCCAGGCCATGATCTGGGGGGTGGTGTAGACGTCGGGGGCGGGGACGTCACGGTGCTCGCCCAGCTCGCGGGCGATGACGCGCATCCAGCCCCGGGCCAGCCGCTCCTTTTCACCATCGGAGAGCTCTTTGGGGTTGCAGGTCACGCCGCCCTTGGCGCCGCCGAGGGGGATGTCCACCACGGAGCACTTCCAGGTCATCCACGCCGCCAGGGCGCGGACGGTGTCTATGGTCTCGTCCGGGTGCCAACGGATGCCGCCCTTGCCCGGGCCACGGGCGTCGTTGTACTGGACGCGGTAGCCGTGGAAAACCTTGGTCTTCCCGTTGTCCATTTTCACCGGGATGGTGAATTTGTACTCGCGGCGGGGCCAGCGCAGGATCTCGCACATGGGGGCCTCGAGGCCGAGCTTCTTGGCGGCCTCGTCGAACTGGGCCTGGGCGATCTTGAAGGGATTGAGTTCTTCGGCCATCTATCAGCTCCTTGGAGGTTCAGATGGTTGCGGTGTTACGGGCGCCTGAAGGGGGGCGCCGAATTCCCCCCGGCCTTCGGGGACCGGTTGTTTACACGAAGCTTATAAATCCTCTCCGCTGAGCCGCCGGGGCGGTTCTCCCCGTGTCCCCCCGGCAACGGCGCCGAAAGCGGTATGATTCCTAATCAGCGACCGCTACTCCTTCTTCTTCCACCGTCTCGTGCGGATAATCTCGCCGTTCCCGCGCCAGAAGATGATGACGCCCAGGAGAAATCCCAGGTCGTAGGCCCACCCCACGTTGGCCGCCTCATAGACCTTTACCGTGTCCGTGAACAGCGAGATGATGAAGCTAAACAAGAGGATGAATCCGTGCCAAAGACCGGCCCAGAAGTCGGCGGGGCTATCACCGTTGAAATGCTCCACGTTCCCCGCCGCGCATCCGGCGAACGTCAGGGTGACGCCCGCCAGAACCAATATGCAGAATACCCGGCGCAGTCGGGCCCGTCTGGTTTTTGGGGGGTTGAGTTCTTCGGACATGTGCTCGTTCCTCGAAGGTTCAGCGGGTCGCGGTTTCAGGGACGTCGTTACTGATGACCCTCTCCGCCCCTTTAAACTCGATGACCGACCGCGCTCTTCCTCTTACAGACCGGCCTCGTCCGCCAGGGCCACGACCAGGTCGGTGGTCCCCGGCACCACGGAGAGGCTCAGGGTGATCTTTTTCTCCTCGGGGTCCACGAGGCTGAGCGTGCCCGCCCGGTCCACCACCACCAGGTTGCCGTCGGGGGCCACCGCCCCGTCCACTATCTCCGCGCCCCCGAGCCGGATGGCCTGAAGATCGAAGCTCACCAGAGGCTCGTTCAGGTAACCCGTCCAGGTGGTGAAGACACTGTCCCTGGAGGTGAAGAGAATCTCCCCGCCGTCGGGGGTGAAGCCGACGAAGCGGACCGGGTCGGCCAGCTCCTCGGTGTAGGTCACCTCGGGATTCTCACCCAGAGCGATGAGGGAGACGTCGCCGTTGGCGCAGCCGACGGCCGCGTAATCTCCCCTCGGGGAAATCGCCACGCAGAGCGGCTCGGCTCCCAGGTTGACGTGCTGGCCGGTGGACTCCTCCAGGTTGCACACCGTCACCCGCTCGTAGATCGGCGTGTCGGTTATCCCCTGTTCGCGCCAGTCCACGAAGCGCTGCGCGTAGATGAACCACCGGGCGTCGGCGGAGACGGCGTAGGCGAAACTGTTCTGGGTGTCCGGGAGGTAGGCCAACTGATCGAATTTGTAGCCGTCCACCTCGTAGCGGAAAACGCCGCCGAGTCCCGGGGCGTAGTAGTGCGCCGAATCGTGGGCGCTAAAAACAGGGTGAACGTAAGGAAGCCTCTTGACCGGGCTCCCCGTGAAAGGCCGGAGTACGTGGGTCTGTCCGTCGGAGCGGCAGGAAACGTAGAGGTACTCCAGGTCCGGGGTAAGTGAGAGGTGGGTCGGTGCCGCGTCGAGGTCGAAGCTGGTGAGAATCTCCCCGGTCGTCAGGTCCAGAACCTCGACCCGCTCGGCCTCCCCCGAGGCGACCCATGCGAGCAGGTGTTCGGCGGCGATCGAAGCCGATGAGAGCAGGATGGCGACCCCTGCAATCCACACACGGCTGCGCACAACCCTCCCGGTTTTTCGCTTCGCGTTACTTCGTTTCTGCCGAAAGACCTTGGGCAGTATATTTGCGGCGGCATTCATTGTCAACCCCGGCGGGGATTCTATTCGTGAAAAAAATAGCGGAATTCAACCGCCGCCCCATCACCCCCTTGACGAGTGAAAATCGGCTTGGGTAGGCCATTTTCCCTATCTGGGTTCCCCTTGACAGTCAACCGCCCCTCGCGTACAATTGCCCCCGCTCTAGAACCGGCATTTCTACCTCTTTAAGTCCAGGAGGATCGATGCACAAGAAGCTCTTCATCCCGGGCCCCGTCGAGGTAACCCCCGAGTCGCTCCACGATATGGCCGTACCTATGGTCGGGCACCGGTCCAAGGATTACGAGAAGATCCACGCCTTCTGCGTGGACAACGTGAAGAAGGTCCTCTACACGGACAAGTTCATCTGGATCGGGACCTGCTCCTCCACCGGGCTTATGGAGGGGGCGATTCTCAACCTGTGCAAGAAAAAGATCCTCTCGGTCGTCGTCGGCGCCTTCAGCGACCGCTGGCACACCATCGCCGCGGCCAACGGCAAAGACAGCGAGCGTCTGGATTACGAATGGGGCAAGGCGGCCAAGCCCGAGGACATTGACAAAATGCTCGCCAAGGGCGGCTTCGACCTGGTGACCTTGGTCTTCAACGAGACCTCCACCGGGGTGATGTCCCCGCTGAAGGAAATTGCGGATGTGGTGAAAAAATACCCGGACGTGATCCTCGCCGTGGACGCGGTTTCCGGGATGGCTGCTGCCAAAGTCGAGGTGGACGCCTGGGGCATAGATTACATCCTGGCCGGCACCCAGAAGGCCTGGAGCCTGCCTCCGGGACTGGCCGTGGCCGCGGTGAGCGAGAAATGCTTCCAGCGCGCCGAGACGGTGGAGAATCGCGGCTTCTACTTCGATCTCCTCAGCGCCAGGGAGTACGCCGCCGGCAAGCGAACCAACCAAACCCCCTCGACCCCGGGCATCAGCCTGGTGTACGCCCTGGGCAAGCAGGCGGAGCGTTACTCCAAGGATCTGGAGGCCCACTGGGCCAAGCACGTCGAGATGGCCAAGCTCGTCCGTGGATGGGCCAAGAGCCGGGGATTCGAGCTCTTCCCCGAGCCCGGCTACGAGAGTCTGTCCCTCACCTGCATCACGAACACCAAGGGCATCTCCGTGGCCGACCTCAACTCCGAGCTGGGCAAGCGCGGATACTCGCTCTCCAACGGCTACGGCAAGCTCAAGGAGAAGACCTTCCGCATCGCCCACATGGGGACGATGACGCTGCCCGAGGTCCGTGACCTCCTGTTGAACGTGGACGACATCCTCGGTTTCAAATAGGTTGAAGGGGTCGCCCCCTAGCGGGCGGCTTCCTCAGTACCCATCCCGAAGGGATTTTAGACTCCGATTGGAGGAGCGATGAAGGTTCTCATCTGCGATGCCGTGGCCGAGGACGCCGTCAAGATGATGCAGGACTTGGGCCACGAGGTGATCGTGAAGACCGGAATGACCCCGGAGGAGCTGGTCGCCGAGGTGCCGAGCTACGAAGTCGCCATCGTCCGTTCGGCGACCAAGTTCCGCCAGCCCGCCATTGACGCCGGAACCAGCCTCAAGCTGATCATGCGCGGCGGGGTCGGTATAGACAACATAGACGCCGATTACGCCCGCGAGAAGGGCATCCTGGTCTGGAACACCCCGGCCGCCTCGAGCGCCGGCGTGGCCGAGCTGGCCGTCGGCCTCATGTTCGCCGTGAGCCGCCACATCTGCCGCGCCGATGTTTCCGTGAAGAAGGGCCAGTGGGAGAAGAAGCTCTTCAAGGGCAACGAGCTGGGCGGCAAGGTTCTGGGCATCATCGGTCTGGGGCGCATCGGTACCGAGGTCGCCAAACGCGCCAAGGGCCTGGGAATGAGCGTCATCGGTTTCGACCCCCTCGTCGAGGAGTGCGACTACGCCCGTATGGTGACCTTCGACAGGCTCCTGGCCGATTCCGACATCATCACCCTCCACCTGCCGCATACCAAGGACACCCACCACATCATCTCGGACCCCGAGTTCGCGAAGATGAAGGACGACGTGATTCTGATCAACGTCGCCCGAGGCGGAGTGGTCAACGAGGAGGCCCTTGTCCGGGCGCTCGAATCGGGCAAAGTGGGCCGGGCCGCCGTGGACGTCTTCGAGGTCGAACCGATGGACCCCAAGAACACGCTTAAGAAGTTCGACAACGTGATACTCACCCCCCACATCGGCGCCTCGAGCGTGGAGAGCCAGGGCCGCATCGGCTACGAGCTGGTGGACAAGCTGGAGCGCTTCGCCAAGGGCAATTACTAGAAGGCCCGTCACGAGCCAGGGCGGCCTCGGCCGCCCTTTTTTTGGGCTGACAAAAGGAGGATTTTGTTGTAATGTAAAAAGATGCAGCGGGTTTTCGCCAATCCACGCCTTTGACACGCTCAACAGAGCGCTGCCATGAGTGATGTACTCAAGCGATTCGAAGAGGCCCTGGTCCGCCTGGGGAGCCTGAACGGGCTCCCCCCGCCGGCCTTCCCCACGTGCCTCGGGGGGACCGGGGCGCTGGAACATCTTCTCGCGGCCCTGGAGGAGGCGTCCGCGGGACGCTGGAACGCCGTGGTGGACGCGATTCGCAGCGCGGACAAGGCTTCCGATACCGACGCCCGGCGGGCGCACGTGTACAAGGCCGCCGGGTTGCTCCGGTATCTGCGCGGGGACTGGGAGGGGGCGGCGGAGGCTTACGCGGACGCCCTCGCCCGCGCCGAGTCCGCGGCGGACGAGACGGCCGAGCTCGAGTCCCTTGCCGGCCTCGGCAATAGCGAGCTGAAACGCGCGAATACGGAGCGGGCCGAGGATCTCTTCCACCGGGGACTGGAGCGGGCCGCCGATTCCGGACGGCGGGACCTCGCCGGAACTTTCCTCGCAGGTCTGGGGCGCGTCTGCCGGGTGCGGGGGGACTCCGACGGGGCCCTCGGGCGTTTTTCCGAGGCGCGGGAGGTATTCAAAGAAATAGACGACGGGCTCCACGAGGTCGCGATGCTCGTCGAGCAAGGTGCGGAGTACCGCACGAAGGGCGACTACGCCCGGGCGGTGGAGATTCTCGATTCTGCGCTCGGACTGAGCGCCGGTCAGCCGGTTGCGATGGCGAAATCGCTCGTCGAGATGGGCCGGGTCCACGTCCGCACGTGCGACTACGAGGCGGCGAAGCAGGTCTTCCAGCGGGCCAGGGACATCGCCGAAGAGATCGGTGATCAGCGGCTCGTCTCCAGCGTTTACAACAATCTGGGCAACGTGCACTTCTACGAGTGTGACTACTCCTCCTCGATTCAGGCCTACGAGAAGGCGCTGGCCATCAACCGGCGCCTGGGCGACCAGGCCGTGACGAGCCACATCATCCACAACCTCGGCTCGGTTTTTTTCCGCAAGGGCGATTACCCCGCCGCGCTGCGGGCCTACGAGCAGGCGCTGGAGCTCGAGCGCCGGCAGGGGAACACGACGGCGGCGGCCCGTTGCCTGGGCAACGTGGGCATCATCCGACGGGTGCGCTGCGAGTTCGGGGAGAGCATCGCGGCCTACCGCGAGGCCCTGCAAATAGACATCGAACGCGACGACGTGTTCGGCCAGTCGGTCACGATGTCCAACCTTTCGAGCGTGTACCTCGAGATTGGGGGATTCGACGAGGCCGGGGAACTGCTTGAGAAGACCCTGGAACTAAACCGGCGCTCCGGCATCCCCGTGACCGAGGCCCACTGTCGGGGGAACCTCGGGCTGCTCGAGTTCTACCGGGGGGACTTCGACCGGGCGGAGGAGCTCTTGAGCGAGGCGCTCCGGATTCACGCCGGGATCAAGAACCACTTCCTCGAGGCCTGGACCCTGAACTCCCTCGGGCGGGTGGCGTGTGAGCGTGGCGACGACGGGACGGCCCTGGAGCATTTCACCCGCGCCCTGGACCTGCACCGACGGCTGGACCACCGGGAGGGGCAGGCGGAGTCCATGTCCAACCGGGGGCTGGTCCTTTCACGCCTGGGGAGGTGGGGCGGGGCTCTCGCCGACCTGAAGGGGGCGGCCCACATCGCCGAGGGGATACAGAACCCCGTCCAGGAGGCCCGGGTGATGTGTCGGCTGGGCGAGGTGCTGGTGGCCAACGACGACTACGTCACGGCTCACCCACTGCTGATGCGCTCCTACCGGGTTTTTCACCGGTACGGCGTCCCCCTCGAGCGCACCGAGGCGCTGGGGCTTTTGGGTCGGCTGGCGCGGGGGCTGGGACATGGGGAGCTGGCCTGCGCCTATCTCCGGGCCGCGGTGGAGGGTTACACTTCCCTGGGTGCGCTGCCGGGGCGCATCGTCCGGCTGAATGGGCTTCTCGCCGAGTGCGGCGCGGGGATTGATTCCAAGGAAGTC
Protein-coding sequences here:
- a CDS encoding Glu/Leu/Phe/Val dehydrogenase; the encoded protein is MAEELNPFKIAQAQFDEAAKKLGLEAPMCEILRWPRREYKFTIPVKMDNGKTKVFHGYRVQYNDARGPGKGGIRWHPDETIDTVRALAAWMTWKCSVVDIPLGGAKGGVTCNPKELSDGEKERLARGWMRVIARELGEHRDVPAPDVYTTPQIMAWMMDEYETIVGRNHPAVITGKPLELGGSQGRGDATARGGIFTVREACKIFKIDPAKATYAVQGFGNAGQFAATLHKEVLGGGKLVAVSDSRGGIYSAAGFDPHDLVKWKLEKGTVTTYPKAEKKISNEELLELPVDVLYPSALENVITKENAAKIKCKISCELANGPTTPDADVILHKNGIHVIPDFLANAGGVTVSYFEQVQGTYNYYWTLPDVRKQLDEKMTNAYYAVYDMHKKQNVHMRLAAYMVAVKRVADAVRLRGWV
- a CDS encoding tetratricopeptide repeat protein, with translation MSDVLKRFEEALVRLGSLNGLPPPAFPTCLGGTGALEHLLAALEEASAGRWNAVVDAIRSADKASDTDARRAHVYKAAGLLRYLRGDWEGAAEAYADALARAESAADETAELESLAGLGNSELKRANTERAEDLFHRGLERAADSGRRDLAGTFLAGLGRVCRVRGDSDGALGRFSEAREVFKEIDDGLHEVAMLVEQGAEYRTKGDYARAVEILDSALGLSAGQPVAMAKSLVEMGRVHVRTCDYEAAKQVFQRARDIAEEIGDQRLVSSVYNNLGNVHFYECDYSSSIQAYEKALAINRRLGDQAVTSHIIHNLGSVFFRKGDYPAALRAYEQALELERRQGNTTAAARCLGNVGIIRRVRCEFGESIAAYREALQIDIERDDVFGQSVTMSNLSSVYLEIGGFDEAGELLEKTLELNRRSGIPVTEAHCRGNLGLLEFYRGDFDRAEELLSEALRIHAGIKNHFLEAWTLNSLGRVACERGDDGTALEHFTRALDLHRRLDHREGQAESMSNRGLVLSRLGRWGGALADLKGAAHIAEGIQNPVQEARVMCRLGEVLVANDDYVTAHPLLMRSYRVFHRYGVPLERTEALGLLGRLARGLGHGELACAYLRAAVEGYTSLGALPGRIVRLNGLLAECGAGIDSKEVPDLDLDTPPEIPLASG
- a CDS encoding hydroxyacid dehydrogenase — its product is MKVLICDAVAEDAVKMMQDLGHEVIVKTGMTPEELVAEVPSYEVAIVRSATKFRQPAIDAGTSLKLIMRGGVGIDNIDADYAREKGILVWNTPAASSAGVAELAVGLMFAVSRHICRADVSVKKGQWEKKLFKGNELGGKVLGIIGLGRIGTEVAKRAKGLGMSVIGFDPLVEECDYARMVTFDRLLADSDIITLHLPHTKDTHHIISDPEFAKMKDDVILINVARGGVVNEEALVRALESGKVGRAAVDVFEVEPMDPKNTLKKFDNVILTPHIGASSVESQGRIGYELVDKLERFAKGNY
- the ppdK gene encoding pyruvate, phosphate dikinase, which encodes MAKYVYTFGAGKAEGSTKMRDLLGGKGADLAEMSSLGIPVPPGFTITTEVCTGYYENDKTYPADLESQVDRALAATEKILGKRFGDAKNPLLFSVRSGARVSMPGMMDTVLNLGLNDETVRGLIASTGNARLGWDSYRRFIEMFADVVRGVDRENFEHDLQKAKDAKGVELDTDLDAADLERLVGRYREIYRRELGEEFPTNPKEQLWASIGAVFGSWETPRAVTYRKLNGIPDDWGTAVNVQTMVFGNLGDDSATGVAFTRNPATGAHAYFYGEFLVNAQGEDVVAGIRTPQQISRPGSREWAAGNGIGEDERRTKFPSLEELMPEVYRQLEEIRAKLERHYKDMQDVEFTIERDRLWMLQTRRGKRTAAAAVKIAVDMVKEKLINKDEAIMRVEPNRLDDLLHPVFDQEAKNQATTVAKGLPASPGAATGQIVFTADDAEAWAGERKRVILVRLETSPEDIHGMNAAVGILTARGGMTSHAAVVARGMGKCCVAGCGDLAIDYAKKCFTAAGKTLKEGDWLSLDGSTGEVIQGQVATRDPELTGDFGEFMAWADELRTLGVRTNADTPHDSKVALRFGAEGIGLTRTEHMFFDPERILAMREMILADDEKGRKTALGKLLPYQREDFIGIFTAMDGLPVTIRTLDPPLHEFLPHTEDDQRDLAQAVGVPLEKIRARVIELHESNPMLGLRGCRLGIAYPEITAMQVRAIFEAACECKKNGINARPEVMIPLTSCREEFADQKRVVVATAEEVFAEKGIRVDYKVGTMIELPRAALTAEDIAREAQFFSFGTNDLTQTTFGLSRDDAGTFLPMYVKKGILPHDPFQVLDQEGVGVLVDWATKMGRKARPDLKVGICGEHGGEPRSVKFCHRVGLNYVSCSPYRVPIARLAAAQAAVEDKRGAS
- a CDS encoding GDSL-type esterase/lipase family protein, encoding MRNILLLSLILCVSCTTTTGAGPTDLDDAVVVFLGASITEAFHYPTYDEFFPDYDFHKVIEFQADKSSVFPDVQAYGPDIVTFKECGAYFDTGGDTDLEAMKGFMQDIADFCESIGAVPVPATTLPIDVGYGDNTQAQLDDIIEFDAWVRSWCATNGWECMDYYTWIADADGQLPRQYHDGDGLHPNQDGYDVLGPHVIPTLEGVELTTADATFGWIKALYR
- a CDS encoding alanine--glyoxylate aminotransferase family protein: MHKKLFIPGPVEVTPESLHDMAVPMVGHRSKDYEKIHAFCVDNVKKVLYTDKFIWIGTCSSTGLMEGAILNLCKKKILSVVVGAFSDRWHTIAAANGKDSERLDYEWGKAAKPEDIDKMLAKGGFDLVTLVFNETSTGVMSPLKEIADVVKKYPDVILAVDAVSGMAAAKVEVDAWGIDYILAGTQKAWSLPPGLAVAAVSEKCFQRAETVENRGFYFDLLSAREYAAGKRTNQTPSTPGISLVYALGKQAERYSKDLEAHWAKHVEMAKLVRGWAKSRGFELFPEPGYESLSLTCITNTKGISVADLNSELGKRGYSLSNGYGKLKEKTFRIAHMGTMTLPEVRDLLLNVDDILGFK